In a single window of the Balaenoptera acutorostrata chromosome 3, mBalAcu1.1, whole genome shotgun sequence genome:
- the LOC103012599 gene encoding peptidyl-prolyl cis-trans isomerase A-like, giving the protein MVNPTVFFDIAVDGEPLGRVSFELFADKVPKTAENFRALSTGEKGFGYKGSCFHRIIPGFMCQGGDFTRHNGAGGKSIYGEKFDDENFLLKHTGPGILSMANAGPNTNGSQFFICTAKTEWLDGKHVVFGKVKEGMNIVEAMERFGSRNGKTSKKITIADCGQI; this is encoded by the coding sequence ATGGTCAACCCTACCGTGTTCTTTGACATCGCCGTCGACGGCGAGCCCTTGGGCCGCGTCTCCTTCGAGCTGTTTGCAGACAAAGTTCCAAAGACAGCAGAAAACTTTCGTGCTCTGAGCACTGGGGAGAAAGGCTTTGGTTATAAAGGTTCCTGCTTTCACAGAATAATTCCGGGATTTATGTGCCAGGGTGGTGACTTCACACGCCATAATGGCGCTGGTGGCAAGTCCATCTATGGGGAGAAATTTGATGATGAGAATTTCCTCCTGAAGCACACGGGTCCTGGCATCTTGTCCATGGCAAATGCTGGCCCCAACACAAACGGTTCCCAGTTTTTCATCTGCACTGCCAAGACTGAGTGGTTGGATGGCAAGCATGTGGTCTTTGGCAAGGTGAAAGAGGGCATGAATATTGTGGAAGCCATGGAGCGCTTTGGGTCCAGGAATGGCAAGACCAGCAAGAAGATCACCATTGCTGACTGTGGACAAATCTAA